The window GGTTACTATTTTCATTTTACTGGCTCTCGCATTGATCTGGCTCGAGCTGGCAGTAGGAATTTTCGGAAGTCCGTTTGCCGGAAGCTAAAATTAAGTTTGCTATTAATTCTAATAATAATCATGAAAGATTCAGAAATAATAAATCTAGGCAAGACTGTATTCGGAATATTTTTTTCAGTGGGAACTCTCTGCCTTTTAGGAGCACTTATTACAAAAGACGACTGGTTTGCCGGAGCAGGCTATTTGTTAATCATTTTTGGAGTGCCGGTTAACTTATTATGCATACTTGGACTTTTGACATATAGTGCTATCAATACATCAAAATTCAAAGAATGTATAATAGCCATACTCATTTTGACAGCCAATATTCCTATTGCATTCATTTACACTATTATAGGTCTTAGTCTTTTAAATTAATATCCATAAACATATCAATACTATTATGAAAAAAATACGCGTTCAGTTTCTGCTTTTTGTATATGATAAAACGCAAAAATTATACAGAAAATATTTCAAAAAGAAAAAAAGACAGTGGCAGTTCAATGAAAAACAACTGTTGGAGTTTCAGGAAGATTCTTTAGGCAGAAAACTCGGAGAGTTTTACAGGAAACATGGTTTTACAATGATTCCCAAAATGGAAAACCATGATGTTCATCATCTGATTACAGGTTGTGGAACCAATTTCGAAGATGAAATTGCCATGCAGTACCTGCTCCTCGGAAACGGTAAGCTCAATGCACACCTTTTGGCTGCAATCGTATTAGGAACAATTATTCTACCGGAATATGTGAAAATTTATATCAAGGCTTATCAAAAGGGACAAAATATGAGAGCTTTTCATCATTGGGATTTTGAAGGATTGCTGTGGCAGAATTATGAACATGTGAAAGATTTTATTCAACAAAAAGAAACAATAGTTCTTCATTAAAAACTTAAAGATGATGGGGAAAATAAAATTCAGTCCGTTAGGAGAAAAAACATTTTTAATCTCCTTTTTGCTGGGCACCTCTTTGCTGCTTTTATTTTGGATTACAAGAGCTGGATTTCTCGTGATATTCGGGTTTTATTATATGGTGATTGCAGCTGTCCTGAATCTTTTGATCACTTTATATGAATTGATGGAATACCTGAGTGATGTTTCCGAAAAGAAAAGAAACGGAAACTCTGTACTTCTTCTGTTGCTCAATATTCCTATTGCTCTAATCTATCTCACCATATACTTTGAATTTCTATCAAATCTTTCAATCCTTTCAAATATTTAAATCTTAAATAATAAATAATTAACCTCATGAAAACACATCATTATATATTTAGTACAGCCCTTCTCTTTGTCATTCTTTTTTATGATCAGGAGGTAGGGCTGAATCTTGGCGTTCTGGGAATTGTTTATGCTGTTCTTACGCTGTTTAGAACTCCGGAAAAAAATAAAACAGGAACACTGTATATTCTTTTTGCAACGAGTGTTCTGTCCAGTATTGCATTTGCATGGTTTGGAGATTTTACATCCTTTATTGCAGTGGTAAGCTCATTGCTTTTATTAGGATACAAATCCAAAAACAGAAGGTTGAAAATTCTCTTTTTAATTCCGGTTTTTATTGTGAACTGCTGTACGTCCTTCTGTCGTTTTTTCAGTTTTGATGAATGGCTGCCGAAGAAAAATGTATCAGGATTATGGCAGAAAACATTTGCCTTTATTTTGATTCCGTTGGTGCTGGTTTCCGTTTTCTTTGGAATTTATTCTGCTGGAAGTAATCATTTTGCGGCTCTTTTCACAGATTATGAGCTGGATCTTAATATTTGGCAGCTGTTCTGTCTCTCAGTTTTAGGATTTTTTATCGCCTTTAATTACTGGAATTATGCCGTGGAAAAACTTATCTACAAAAACAATCATTTTCTGGATAATGAGTTCAATAAAGATTCCCGAATTCCAAAAGCTACCTATTCCTTTCTTGATCTGGATGCAGAAAGAACAAGTGGAGTAATCTCTTTTGTCTTGTTGAATATTTTACTTGTCTTCTTCATTATTACCTACAATTATGAACAATTTTACGAAGCGGTAAAAACACCTGTTCAGCTCTCCGAAGAAACCCATGAAAGAGTGAATGCCGTGATTATGTCTATCGTAATGGCCATTCTGGTCATCATATTTTACTTTAAATCCGGATTTAATTTTGATCCAAAAGCAGGATTGTTGAAAATATTAGCCAAAATCTGGATTTTCCTCAACGCTATTCTTGTGATTTCCGCGGCCCTTAAAAACTATGAGTATATCGTGAATTATGCATGTACGTATAAAAGACTGGGCGTTTTCGCATTCCTGCTCTTATCATTAGTGGGCTTAACGCTTACTTTTATTAAAATTCAAAAGCAGAAAAGAAACATTTTTTTGGTCAATACCATGATCTGGTATTTTTACGCAACCATTCTTGTGTGCAGCTATATCAATTGGGGCGGTTTTATCACTTCACAGAATATGAAACGAAAAGATTTTGCAGTCAATTATCATTTAACCTCCATCAATTTCAGTGAAAAAGCACTTATGAAATATGCCGATGAAAAAAATGATCAGAAACTTAAAAAGACACTGCAGGATAAAGTGAAAAATAAAACAAACAAAACATTCCTTTCAAAGGTTATGTATTATCAGACCATAAAATAAAACATCATGAAAAGCTTTGTAGAATCTTCTGGATTTAAAATTAATATATTATTGATCCTGATGACTATATTCTGTTTCAGCCTCTCAGCTTTCAGGTATTATATCAGCGATACAAAAGTGTTTTTCTTTCTCAACTGGAATCTTTTTCTGGCATGGATACCTCTGTTGCTGAGTTCTTTTATCCGGGCTTTTCATATCAAAAGTAAAATTTCCCTCATATTCATTATCATAGTCTGGATCTTGTTCTTTCCCAATTCTCCTTATATTCTGACGGATCTCTTTCATCTCAAAGCAAGAAATGCCATTCCTATCTGGTATGATCTCATTGTAATTCTTTCCTATGCATGGACTGGGCTGATCTGTGGTTTTATAAGCCTTAATGATATCGAAAAACGGATTTCTGATTATGGTAACAGAAATATCATCAACGGAGTCACTGTATTGTTTCTTTTCATGAGTGGCTTCGGCGTTTATCTGGGCCGGTTCCTGAGATGGAACAGCTGGGATGTGCTCAATAACCCTTTTGGCCTCTTCTCTGATATTGTAGTAAGGCTGATCTATCCCATGGAATATACCAAAACCTGGGGTGTTACACTTTTAATGGGGCTGATGCTCAACTTTATGTACTTTACACTCAAATGGGCAGGAGTAAATGATGAAAAAGAATTGCAGCCAGAAAATAAATCATTCAACGGATTGGAACAGTTTTAGCATTTAAATGAGCTCAGCATCATAAACGCTGATCCACTCTTAAAATTAATATTATGAAAAAAAGCTTATTATTAATTCCATTAATTATTGTTTCATGTAAAAAAGAACCACCCGTTACAGCAGTTCAGGACAAGGATTCTTCTATCGTAACGGAAATGCCGGATTCTGTGGTAAAAGCAGATTCTGTTGCATTGAGAGTAAAAGATTCAATCATTAACAACGCTCCGGCTACGAAAGAAGTGCTGCGTAAAGGCGTGATGAGAAATGAAAAAGATGGCCAGATTGTAAGAACCTTAGATGCAACCCAGCTTCCGCTTACCATTGGAGAAGCGTTTACAAAAGATGATCAGGAATTGGTTTTAAAACTAACCCATTACGACCACCCGAATATCAAAGCAAAAATTTCTACAAAAGAGAAAGATTTTAATATCCGTTTCAATCAGATCAAAGTTCCGAATGGAGATTATGACGGACCTTTCGGAAGAGAAATCACGTATGACACTCCCGGAAAAGGAGAAGTATGGCTTATCATCGGGAAAAGCAATATGGCTTCCGGAAATACCAAAGGAAGCTTTACGGTGAGCATAGAATAAGACCAAATTAATTTGGTATAATTTCTGCAAACTAAACTCTGAAGTTTAAAATTTAATATTATGAAAAATATAGTTCTAACAGCAATGGCCGCTTCAGCTGTACTTGTAAGTTGCGGAACCGTACAGTCGCTGGTTCAGAATACGTTTCCATACACAACGAATGTTTTGGTGTCTACAGGAGTTCCTGCGGATAAAGAAGTTTCTTCCACCGCAACAGCTACCAATGTGCAGACATGGTTTGGAGGAAATAACAATGCGAAAATTAAAGATGTAAGGATTTCAGATGCGAAAATTTCTGTGGCATCACCATCAGGAGGAAATCTGAGCGCATTTAAAACTATTAAAATATATGTTTCATCTAATGGAACAGGAGAAAGGCTGATAGCATCCCGTTCCAATATATCCACCAATTCTTCCAGCCTGAACCTGGATCTGAATGATACGGGCTATCTGGATGAAATTGTAAAAAGCACTGGCTTAACTGTAAGAACAGTGTATGAGCTGAAAAATCAGACCTCTTCTGATATGACTATCAAAGTAGCGCTTAATTTTAATAGCGTTCCTGCCAACTAAACCAGGATAAAAATGAATTATAAAAAACCCTCTTTCAGTTTCTGAGAGAGGGTTTAATGTGAAGTAAAATGATATAATTAAAAATCTTTTTTCAATTACAGCTTTGTCAGTTTTTCAACAACTCTTCTTTGACCTTCATTGATATTGATGATGTACTGACCGGTTGGCAGCTGTGAAACATCAATTTTCTCATCAGGTAAAACCGAACTTTTAATCACGGTACGCCCCTGTAGATTTATAATTTCCACATCCAGTTTTTTATTTTCATTACTTTGAATAGCTATAGAGCTGCTGGATGGATTAGGATATATTTTTACCTCTAAAGCAGATAAAGTCTTAACAGGTGTTGCCAGCCTGCTTTCCAGTTGAAGGATCGCATTCTTCACATTAGGAAGAGGTCCGATCTTCTGGCCCGTCACCGTTCCTCCCTGTGGAATTCCCGTAGAAATTAAAAGATTCTTCATTGCTGCAGGGGTTAAATATTGCCCCGTTGTCTGACGATAGAAAGACTGAATCAGAATAGCCGCAGAAGATACTACCGGAGTAGCAGAACTGGTACCGCTGAAATAATTATAAGTTCTGTTATTGTCATTATCATATTTCGCATAAGATCCATAACCTGCTGCCATCACACTGCTTCCCCAACCCTGAACATCTACTCTGTTTCCAAAAGTACTGAAGCTTAATTTCGAATGGGTCGTATTTGGAGATCCGGCTCCTACAATAATAGCGCCACTGTTTCCTCTTGAAAGATATGAGGCATAAAAAGGATCATCCAGATTCTGATTTCCATTACCTGCTGCTGCAATGATAATGATTCCCGAATCAGTAGCCGCTTTTGTAAGATCCCAGATTACTTTATCGTACTCTGCAGGACAATACTGGCCGTCTTTTCCGCCAGTCTGCATTTCGTATAAAATAATATCGCCCGCCTGAGAGGCATTGATAGATCGGCTCACCGCAGAAGCCCTGTTGTAGCCTACATTTGTCCATTCCATATAGCCTTTGATCTCAGAAGTATTGTAGGCAGCTCCTGTAAGCCCGATATTGTCTTTTACAGAACCTAAAATGCTTACCACTGCAGTACCATGATCACGGTAATTGTTGTTAGCCAGTCCGGCATTGGGAGAATACCCAGGCTCCAATTGTATTGAATTTTGATTGGAAAGCATTTCATGGGTTTTATAAAAACCGTATTCTACATCACGCACGCGGATGTTCTGCCCTGTAATTCCTCTGGACCATGCATATTTCGCATTGATTCCCGGGTTATCATTCAGGTAGGTTTGCAGACTTTCTAGATCAGGAGTTGCCACAAAGGCATTCACCAAAGGAGGTTTAATTGGCTCCGCACTCATTACCGATACATATTCTATTTCTGGAAATCTCTCCAGGGTATGAATGATTTTCTCTGCCGCTGCTGGATTTTGAAGAGGTAAATCAGCTTTGTAAATTCTTCTCAGCTTTTCTATAGATTCTGCTGAATTGCCGATTGCCTTACTGCTTCTGGCCATTTCTTCCAGCTTACTGTCTGTAAAATCAAGATCATACTTGAACGAAATTTGATTTTCTCTCGAAAATCTTTCCAGATCAGCATTTCTGCTGAAAGCCGTTTTTTCTGAATTAATGCCTTTTGAAAAACATACATAAATAACAGAATTTTGATCATTAGCCATTTTAGCCTGGTTATCCTGACCAAAAGACAAGGAAGAACAGAACGCAAATAATGCGAGAAGGTTGATTTTTGTTTTCATACGATTTTGTTAAATGGTTGTGAATCAGTTTTGATTTACATCAAAAATAATAATAAAATGAAAACAAATCACATTTTTGTGAATTTATTATTTAAAAATTTCTCTTCGCCTTCTGCATCGGGAATTTCATCGCTTAAAACCTGTGAGGTTTAAGAATAATACATTTTATACGTGTCAACCCCAAAAAAATACGTTTCAATTTATTGAAACGTATTGTATGATGGCTGTTTTCAGATTTAGCTTTTGGTAAGAGAATCCATGACGATCGTAACAGGACCGTCATTGACCAGGGAAACCTTCATATCTGCCCCGAAAATACCGCTTTCTGTTTTGAGTCCGGATTTAGCAATTTCTTCCTTGAAATAATCAAATAAAGGCACTGCCTTATCTGGTTTTGCCGCTTTAATGAAAGAAGGGCGGTTGCCTTTTTTATAATCTGCAATCAGTGTAAATTGG of the Chryseobacterium aureum genome contains:
- a CDS encoding Coq4 family protein codes for the protein MKKIRVQFLLFVYDKTQKLYRKYFKKKKRQWQFNEKQLLEFQEDSLGRKLGEFYRKHGFTMIPKMENHDVHHLITGCGTNFEDEIAMQYLLLGNGKLNAHLLAAIVLGTIILPEYVKIYIKAYQKGQNMRAFHHWDFEGLLWQNYEHVKDFIQQKETIVLH
- a CDS encoding DUF4153 domain-containing protein, coding for MKTHHYIFSTALLFVILFYDQEVGLNLGVLGIVYAVLTLFRTPEKNKTGTLYILFATSVLSSIAFAWFGDFTSFIAVVSSLLLLGYKSKNRRLKILFLIPVFIVNCCTSFCRFFSFDEWLPKKNVSGLWQKTFAFILIPLVLVSVFFGIYSAGSNHFAALFTDYELDLNIWQLFCLSVLGFFIAFNYWNYAVEKLIYKNNHFLDNEFNKDSRIPKATYSFLDLDAERTSGVISFVLLNILLVFFIITYNYEQFYEAVKTPVQLSEETHERVNAVIMSIVMAILVIIFYFKSGFNFDPKAGLLKILAKIWIFLNAILVISAALKNYEYIVNYACTYKRLGVFAFLLLSLVGLTLTFIKIQKQKRNIFLVNTMIWYFYATILVCSYINWGGFITSQNMKRKDFAVNYHLTSINFSEKALMKYADEKNDQKLKKTLQDKVKNKTNKTFLSKVMYYQTIK
- a CDS encoding DUF1361 domain-containing protein, with amino-acid sequence MKSFVESSGFKINILLILMTIFCFSLSAFRYYISDTKVFFFLNWNLFLAWIPLLLSSFIRAFHIKSKISLIFIIIVWILFFPNSPYILTDLFHLKARNAIPIWYDLIVILSYAWTGLICGFISLNDIEKRISDYGNRNIINGVTVLFLFMSGFGVYLGRFLRWNSWDVLNNPFGLFSDIVVRLIYPMEYTKTWGVTLLMGLMLNFMYFTLKWAGVNDEKELQPENKSFNGLEQF
- a CDS encoding S8/S53 family peptidase; this encodes MKTKINLLALFAFCSSLSFGQDNQAKMANDQNSVIYVCFSKGINSEKTAFSRNADLERFSRENQISFKYDLDFTDSKLEEMARSSKAIGNSAESIEKLRRIYKADLPLQNPAAAEKIIHTLERFPEIEYVSVMSAEPIKPPLVNAFVATPDLESLQTYLNDNPGINAKYAWSRGITGQNIRVRDVEYGFYKTHEMLSNQNSIQLEPGYSPNAGLANNNYRDHGTAVVSILGSVKDNIGLTGAAYNTSEIKGYMEWTNVGYNRASAVSRSINASQAGDIILYEMQTGGKDGQYCPAEYDKVIWDLTKAATDSGIIIIAAAGNGNQNLDDPFYASYLSRGNSGAIIVGAGSPNTTHSKLSFSTFGNRVDVQGWGSSVMAAGYGSYAKYDNDNNRTYNYFSGTSSATPVVSSAAILIQSFYRQTTGQYLTPAAMKNLLISTGIPQGGTVTGQKIGPLPNVKNAILQLESRLATPVKTLSALEVKIYPNPSSSSIAIQSNENKKLDVEIINLQGRTVIKSSVLPDEKIDVSQLPTGQYIININEGQRRVVEKLTKL